One window of the Cydia splendana chromosome 18, ilCydSple1.2, whole genome shotgun sequence genome contains the following:
- the LOC134799231 gene encoding pterin-4-alpha-carbinolamine dehydratase, giving the protein MTLNRAWLKAACLAAIHFHPARPVHRARVAINASRVVATGYATVSPPAPSKRKMADKLNQDERNSLLQPLLNAGWKVQSNRDAIEKEFMFKNFNEAFGFMSRVALLAEKMDHHPEWFNVYNKVQVTLSSHDVNGLSKRDIKMATFMNTLHQ; this is encoded by the exons atGACATTGAACAGAGCCTGGCTTAAAGCAGCCTGTTTGGCTGCGATACACTTTCACCCCGCAAGGCCCGTTCACCGCGCGCGAGTCGCAATCAATGCCAGTCGAGTTGTCGCTACCGGTTACGCTACTGTTTCTCCGCCCGCACCAAGTAAAAGGAAAATG GCAGACAAACTGAACCAAGATGAGCGCAACAGCTTGCTTCAACCACTGCTGAATGCTGGCTGGAAAGTGCAAAGCAACAGAGATGCCATCGAAAAAGAATTCATGTTCAAGAATTTCAATGAAGCATTTGGCTTCATGAGCAGAGTAGCATTATTAGCAGAGAAAATGGACCACCATCCAGAATGGTTCAATGTTTACAACAAAGTGCAG GTAACACTATCATCTCATGATGTAAACGGATTGAGCAAGCGAGACATCAAAATGGCTACATTTATGAACACCTTGCATCAATAG